A DNA window from Anaerocolumna sp. AGMB13020 contains the following coding sequences:
- a CDS encoding VOC family protein yields the protein MHLGEVGLLTNDVVRLADFYKFLLEVQNGSSDEVHQTIISEETMLTIYNDGSRKNNNNNNICIAFTVEDVDREYQRLLETGAKIMDKPETRPWGARNMSFLDPDGNRIYLRSLAK from the coding sequence ATGCATTTAGGAGAAGTTGGTTTATTAACAAATGATGTTGTCAGACTTGCAGACTTTTACAAATTTCTGCTGGAAGTACAAAATGGAAGCAGCGATGAAGTTCATCAAACAATTATTTCTGAGGAAACCATGCTTACAATCTATAACGACGGCTCAAGAAAAAATAATAACAACAATAACATATGTATTGCTTTTACCGTTGAAGATGTGGATCGGGAATACCAAAGACTGCTGGAAACAGGTGCAAAAATAATGGATAAGCCGGAAACCCGCCCTTGGGGAGCACGAAATATGAGTTTTCTGGATCCAGACGGAAACAGGATTTACTTACGCAGCTTGGCAAAATAA